The genomic DNA TCTGTTACCTGAAGGCTTTACACATCCATCAAGCCCGAATGGTAAATTTACAAAAGAAACGGATATTATGGACGTTTGGTTTGATTCTGGTTCTTCTCACCAAGCGGTTCTTGAAGAGAGAAGCGATTTACAAAGACCAGCGGATCTATATCTCGAAGGTTCTGACCAATACCGTGGATGGTTTAACTCTTCATTATCTACAGGGGTAGCTGTAACAGGTAAGGCTCCGTATAAGGGAGTACTAAGCCATGGTTTCGCTCTTGATGGTGAAGGTAGAAAGATGAGTAAATCAATTGGGAATGTTGTTGTTCCTGCTAAGGTAATGGATCAGCTAGGTGCAGATATTTTACGCTTATGGGTAGCATCTGTGGATTATCAATCAGATGTTCGTGTGTCTGACGCTATCTTAAAGCAAGTAGCTGAAGTATACCGTAAGATCCGTAACACATACCGATTCTTATTAGGAAATTTAGCAGACTTTAATCCTGCTACTGATAAAGTAGAGTTTGATAAGCTTCGTGAAGTAGATCAGTTCATGCTGGTGAAGCTAAACAAGCTAATTAAATCTGTGACAAAGTCTTATGAAGAATATGAATTTGCGAGCATTTACCATGCGATCAATAACTTCTGTACGCTAGACTTAAGTGCATTCTACCTTGACTTTGCAAAGGACGTTCTATATATTGAGGCAAAGAATCACTATGAGCGCCGTGCCATCCAAACGGTTTTATATGAAAGCTTATTAGCATTAACAAAATTATCAGCTCCGATTCTTTCTCATACAGCTGATGAGGTATGGGCATACATTCCTAATGTGGAGGAAGATAGCGTTCAATTAACTGATATGCCTTCACATGTTGACCTTCCTAATGCCAAGCAGCTTGAAGAAAAATGGACGAAATTTATGAAGGTTCGTGATGATGTCCTAAAAGCTTTAGAAGAAGCACGTAATGCAAAGGTAATCGGGAAGTCATTAACAGCAAAAATTAGCTTGTATCCGACTAGTGAAACAAAGGAACTTTTACAATCAGTTAAAGAAAATCTTCAACAATTGTTTATCGTGTCTGGTTTTGAATTAGCTGGAGATATCGATTCTGCGCCTGCAGAAGCTGTAAAGCTTGAAACAGCTGCAATTGTCGTATCAAAAGCTGAAGGTGAAACTTGTGAACGTTGCTGGACGGTAACAACAGAAGTTGGCAAAGTAGAGGATCATCCAACCCTTTGTCCACGTTGTGCGGATGTAGTAAAAGAAAACTACAGCCATCTTGTATAAATAATGGAAGAACTCTCTGGATTTCCGGGGAGTTTTTTCTTTGTTACGGGAATATGTATGAGTAATTATTCCACTTTCGTTAATGATTGTTTTCGTTGTTAAATGTTGTTCGTGTCGAATCGTGTCCATCGCGATATACTAACGGAAAACATCTGAAAACGGAGGTAGAATAAAATGGAAGCATTTGAACAAAAGCTCTATTTGGAACTCCGGAAATCGCGTACTGAATTAATGATGCAATTATCAAATTCGAAAGGATCTCCCTTAGTAAAACCACTTATTGAGGAAGAATTAAGAGACATTAATAGTGCCATTGAAAAATTGGAGAATGGTACGTTTGGCAGATGCGAAATATCAGGTGAATTATTACCTCATGAACTACTTCAAATGGTTCCAACCTTAAAAACGGTGGAGGACTGTGGGAAGCTTGAACATTATTTATGTAAGCCGCTTTTTTAATCAGAAGCGTTTACTGTCGTTTTTATAGAGAATGTGCTAAAATGCAAAGGGAATATTAAGAAAAGGTTTGGAGGTTTCCTTTGTGTTTTATTACATAATCGCATTAATTGTCATTATTCTTGATCAATGGACCAAATGGTTAGTTGTGAAAAGAATGGAGCTTGGAGAAAGCATAACCGTTATTGAAAACTGGTTTTATATTACCTCCCACCGCAACAGAGGCGCTGCTTGGGGTATTTTACAAGGACAAATGTGGTTTTTTTACTTAATTACTGTGATTGTGATTATCGGGATTGTATATTATATTCAAAAGGCAGCAAAGGGTAAAATGCTTCTTGGAGTGGCTCTCGGATTAATGCTAGGAGGGGCAATTGGTAACTTCTATGATCGAGTAGTACATAAAGAAGTGGTTGACTTTATTCATACGTATATTTTTAACTATAATTTCCCTATCTTTAATATTGCTGATTCAGCCTTAGTTATTGGAGTAGGTTTATTAATGATACAAATGTGGCAAGAAGAGCGACAATCTAAGGAGATAGCAAATGGAAAAAGTAATACAAACAATTAATGAAGAGCATAAAGGTGAAAGACTAGATAAGGTTCTTTCAAGTGTTAATAATGAATGGTCGAGGTCTCAAGTCCAGCTATGGATGCAAGAGGGCAATGTTGTTGTTAACGGTCAAAAAGTAAAAAGTAGCTATAAATGTTCGGTTGGAGATGTAATCGAAATCAGCATTCCTGACCCAGAGGAGCTTGATGTGGTTCCAGAGACTATGGACCTTGAGATTTTTTATGAGGATAGTGATGTATTAGTTGTAAACAAGCCCAAAGGAATGGTCGTACACCCTGCACCTGGTCATACTACAGGGACACTTGTGAATGGATTAATGGCTCATTGTAAAGATCTGTCGGGAATCAATGGAGTTCTTCGACCAGGTATCGTTCATCGAATTGATAAGGACACCTCCGGCTTATTGATGGTTGCTAAAAATGATTTAGCACATGAAAGCCTAGTGAATCAACTCGTTGCAAAAACAGTGACTCGAAAATACCAAGCAATTGTCCATGGTGTAATACCCCATGATTACGGTACGATTGATGCTCCTCTTGCTAGAGACCCTAAAGATCGACAAAGCATGACTGTTGTTGATAATGGAAAGCATGCGGTGACTCATTTCCAGGTAATGGAGCGTTTTAAAGATTTTACACTTGTCGAGTGTCAGTTAGAGACAGGACGTACTCATCAAATCAGGGTTCATATGAAGTATATTGGTTTTCCATTAGCAGGAGACCCCAAATACGGACCAAGAAAGACGTTAGATATAGGCGGACAAGCTCTGCATGCGGGTGTGTTAGGTTTTAATCACCCTCGAACCAATGAATACTTAGAATTTGAAGCACCTGTACCAGAGTACTTTGTAGAGCTTCTCGAGTTCTTGAGAAATAATCGTTGACAAAGTTCTACATCTGATTTATGATTTCTTTAGTTGAATAAGTCCTTTAAAGACGGTCCTGTGAGGCTGAGAAGGAGACGGAATTTGTAAGGCAAAAGTATGCCTACAATCGTAATTCGTGTCCCCTCTAACCCACTAGGCTAGAGGTTTTTTTTATGGATAAATGAGGAGGGAAGACCTTGTCACAAAAAGCAGTCGTACTTGACGAACAAGCCATTAGAAGAGCATTGACAAGGGTTGCTCACGAAATTATTGAAAAAAATAAAGGTGTAGAACGAATTGTTCTCATTGGAATTCGAACAAGAGGAATATTTCTCGCTGAGCGACTTGCTGAAAGAATTAAAGAAATTGAAGGCACAGGGGTTCCAGTAGGAGAATTAGATATTACTTTGTATCGGGACGATCTAACAAAGAAAACAAATGATCAGGAACCTTTAGTTAAAGGGTCAGATATTCCTCACGATATAACTAACAAAATTGTCATCTTAGTCGACGATGTATTATACACAGGAAGAACTGTACGCGCTGCGTTAGATGCATTAGTCGATATAGGTAGACCTGCTTCTGTACAGCTGGCAGTACTTGTAGACAGAGGCCATAGGGAATTGCCCATACGAGCTGATTATGTTGGGAAAAACATCCCAACCTCTAGTTCGGAAAAGATTGTTGTTCAACTAGCAGAAGTTGACAAACATGATACCGTAAGTATCCACGAAAAATAAATATAACCTTTTAAAAAAGCACAGAGAGGCTTTCAAGGGGAAATGTAGACTCGAGGGGAGAAATATATACCTTGACCTGCAACTAAACCCTCTTGTGCAAAAGAGGGTTTTTATTTTAACAACCAAGAGGAGAGAAACATACATGAATAACAAACCAATCCTAGACGTACACGATATACCGAAACCAGTCCATTGGCTAACACTTAGCCTACAGCACTTATTCGCTATGTTTGGAGCTACCATATTAGTACCATTCTTAGTTGGACTTGATCCAGCGATTGCACTTATCTCCAGTGGATTGGGAACGATCGCGTTCCTTATGATAACAAAATGGCAAGTACCTGCTTATTTAGGATCATCATTCGCTTTCATTACACCAATCATTGCTGCAAAAGCAGCAGGCGGTCCAGCAGGTGCCATGATTGGAAGCTTTATTGCTGGTTTAGTGTACGGAATTGTTGCACTAATTATAAAAAAAGCAGGTTACCGATGGATTATGAATCTCCTACCACCAATCGTAGTTGGACCAATCATTATAGTAATCGGATTGGCTTTAGCAGGAACCGCAGTTAGTATGGCAATGAATAATCCAGCTGGAGAGTACAGCTTACTGCATTTCTCAGCAGCACTTGTAACATTAGTAGCAACCATTATTTTCTCCATCTACGGAAAAGGAACATTGAGCATGATTCCGATCTTAGCAGGTATCATTATCGGATATGTATACTCGTTAGTCGTAGGAATCGTGGATTTTGCCCCAGTAGCCGCGGCAAAATGGTTCGAAATGCCAAACTTCTTTGTACCATTCGTTGATTATGAAGTGAAAGTCACACTTGATTTAGTATTATTAATGGCGCCAGTTGCCATCGTAACATTGTCAGAACATATTGGTCACCAGCTGGTATTAGGTAAAGTGGTGGGTCGTGATTATATTAAAAACCCTGGCTTACATCGCTCGATCTTGGGAGATGGAACAGCCACTATGATTTCTGCCTTAATCGGTGGCCCTCCGAAAACAACATACGGGGAAAACATCGGAGTCCTAGCCATTACAAGAGTATACAGTGTATATGTACTTCTTGGAGCAGCAGTTGTTGCAACAGTATTTGGTTTCATAGG from Robertmurraya sp. FSL R5-0851 includes the following:
- a CDS encoding solute carrier family 23 protein; translation: MNNKPILDVHDIPKPVHWLTLSLQHLFAMFGATILVPFLVGLDPAIALISSGLGTIAFLMITKWQVPAYLGSSFAFITPIIAAKAAGGPAGAMIGSFIAGLVYGIVALIIKKAGYRWIMNLLPPIVVGPIIIVIGLALAGTAVSMAMNNPAGEYSLLHFSAALVTLVATIIFSIYGKGTLSMIPILAGIIIGYVYSLVVGIVDFAPVAAAKWFEMPNFFVPFVDYEVKVTLDLVLLMAPVAIVTLSEHIGHQLVLGKVVGRDYIKNPGLHRSILGDGTATMISALIGGPPKTTYGENIGVLAITRVYSVYVLLGAAVVATVFGFIGKVTALISSIPTPVMGGVSILLFGIIASSGLRMLVDSKIDFGDKRNLVISSVILVVGIGGAVIKVSEGFEIHGMALAAILGILINLILPGRPEAAEDMFESDKENEVA
- a CDS encoding RluA family pseudouridine synthase; the encoded protein is MEKVIQTINEEHKGERLDKVLSSVNNEWSRSQVQLWMQEGNVVVNGQKVKSSYKCSVGDVIEISIPDPEELDVVPETMDLEIFYEDSDVLVVNKPKGMVVHPAPGHTTGTLVNGLMAHCKDLSGINGVLRPGIVHRIDKDTSGLLMVAKNDLAHESLVNQLVAKTVTRKYQAIVHGVIPHDYGTIDAPLARDPKDRQSMTVVDNGKHAVTHFQVMERFKDFTLVECQLETGRTHQIRVHMKYIGFPLAGDPKYGPRKTLDIGGQALHAGVLGFNHPRTNEYLEFEAPVPEYFVELLEFLRNNR
- the pyrR gene encoding bifunctional pyr operon transcriptional regulator/uracil phosphoribosyltransferase PyrR — its product is MSQKAVVLDEQAIRRALTRVAHEIIEKNKGVERIVLIGIRTRGIFLAERLAERIKEIEGTGVPVGELDITLYRDDLTKKTNDQEPLVKGSDIPHDITNKIVILVDDVLYTGRTVRAALDALVDIGRPASVQLAVLVDRGHRELPIRADYVGKNIPTSSSEKIVVQLAEVDKHDTVSIHEK
- the lspA gene encoding signal peptidase II, with amino-acid sequence MEVSFVFYYIIALIVIILDQWTKWLVVKRMELGESITVIENWFYITSHRNRGAAWGILQGQMWFFYLITVIVIIGIVYYIQKAAKGKMLLGVALGLMLGGAIGNFYDRVVHKEVVDFIHTYIFNYNFPIFNIADSALVIGVGLLMIQMWQEERQSKEIANGKSNTNN